In Synechococcus sp. KORDI-52, one genomic interval encodes:
- the rsmH gene encoding 16S rRNA (cytosine(1402)-N(4))-methyltransferase RsmH produces the protein MPPFSHVPVLADAVLDAARQIPRPEGLLIDATLGGGGHSALLLDQHPRLRLIGLDQDATARAAAAQRLAPYGDRVSIVATNFADYVPPEPAVMVLADLGVSSPQLDVAERGFSFRLDGPLDMRMNAGGAGETAAELIDRLEENELADLIYGYGEERLSRRIARRIKADLKDKGAYSGTAALAYAVAGCYPPKARRGRIHPATRTFQALRIAVNDELGVLDRLLQQAPDWLEPEGLLGIISFHSLEDRRVKTAFLRDERLQRITRKPVVATKQEEEANPRSRSAKWRLAQRLSGC, from the coding sequence GTGCCCCCCTTCAGCCATGTGCCCGTGCTGGCCGATGCGGTGCTGGATGCGGCCCGGCAGATCCCGCGGCCGGAGGGCCTTTTGATTGACGCCACCCTCGGTGGCGGCGGCCACAGCGCCCTCTTGCTGGACCAGCATCCCCGCCTGCGCCTGATCGGCCTGGACCAGGACGCCACGGCCCGGGCCGCGGCGGCGCAGCGTCTGGCTCCCTATGGAGATCGTGTCTCGATCGTGGCCACCAACTTTGCCGACTACGTGCCGCCCGAACCCGCCGTGATGGTGCTGGCGGATCTGGGGGTGAGCAGCCCCCAGCTGGATGTGGCGGAGCGGGGCTTCAGTTTTCGCCTCGATGGTCCCTTGGACATGCGGATGAATGCAGGCGGCGCGGGGGAGACCGCGGCTGAGCTGATTGACCGCCTGGAGGAGAACGAGCTGGCGGATCTGATCTATGGCTATGGGGAGGAGCGGCTCTCCCGCCGAATCGCCCGGCGGATCAAGGCCGACCTCAAGGACAAAGGCGCCTACAGCGGAACGGCAGCCTTGGCCTATGCCGTGGCCGGTTGTTATCCCCCCAAAGCGCGGCGGGGGCGGATTCACCCGGCCACCCGCACCTTCCAGGCCCTGCGGATTGCGGTGAACGATGAACTGGGAGTGCTGGATCGCCTGCTCCAGCAGGCTCCCGATTGGCTGGAGCCTGAGGGTCTGCTGGGGATCATCAGCTTCCATTCCCTGGAAGACCGCCGCGTCAAGACCGCCTTCCTGCGGGATGAGCGCTTGCAGCGGATCACCCGCAAGCCGGTGGTGGCCACCAAGCAGGAGGAGGAGGCCAACCCCCGCAGCCGCAGTGCCAAATGGCGGCTGGCCCAAAGGCTCAGCGGTTGCTGA
- a CDS encoding cysteine desulfurase family protein — translation MAPFWSADWGNPSSRQHRLGLSASAAVKMARRQLAEAVGVKPERLVFTSGATEANNLALLGHARALGKGHLISVATEHHAVLDPLKQLQREGFSVTLLAPGPDGLITPQQLEAAITPETRLVSVMAANNEIGVLQPLEQLGALCRSHGITLHSDGAQAFGTVPLNPDALGVDLLSLSAHKLYGPKGIGALVLRDGIVIEPLQWGGGQEEGLRAGTLPTALIVGFAAAARSALQDRDQRNCRLQGLRDQLWEGLQQRLPGVLLNGAMEPRLPHNLNISLPGVNGSRLHRALRPQLACSSGSACSNGAPSHVLQAIGRTRAEAEASLRLSLGRDTTPEDIRQAVMAIGDAAAAAQV, via the coding sequence ATGGCGCCCTTCTGGAGTGCGGACTGGGGCAATCCCTCCAGCCGTCAGCATCGGCTCGGCCTCAGCGCCTCTGCGGCGGTGAAGATGGCACGGCGCCAGCTGGCAGAGGCGGTGGGGGTGAAGCCGGAACGGCTGGTGTTCACCAGTGGTGCCACCGAAGCCAACAACCTGGCGCTGCTGGGCCATGCCCGCGCCCTGGGGAAGGGGCATCTGATCAGCGTGGCCACCGAACACCACGCCGTGCTCGATCCATTAAAGCAACTGCAGCGGGAAGGGTTCAGCGTCACCCTGCTGGCGCCAGGCCCCGATGGATTGATCACCCCCCAGCAGCTGGAGGCAGCGATCACCCCCGAAACGCGGCTGGTGAGCGTGATGGCAGCCAACAACGAAATCGGCGTGCTCCAACCACTCGAGCAGCTGGGTGCCCTCTGCCGGTCCCATGGCATCACCCTGCACAGCGACGGGGCTCAGGCCTTCGGGACAGTGCCGCTCAACCCCGATGCCCTGGGCGTTGACCTTCTCAGCCTCAGTGCCCACAAGCTCTACGGGCCCAAGGGCATCGGCGCGCTGGTGCTGCGCGACGGCATCGTGATCGAACCGCTGCAGTGGGGGGGCGGCCAAGAGGAGGGGCTAAGGGCCGGAACCCTGCCCACCGCCTTGATCGTGGGGTTTGCGGCCGCAGCCCGAAGCGCGTTGCAAGACCGGGATCAGCGCAACTGCCGGCTGCAAGGCCTGCGGGATCAGCTCTGGGAGGGCCTGCAGCAGCGGCTCCCCGGCGTGCTGCTCAACGGAGCCATGGAGCCGCGCCTGCCCCACAACCTCAACATCAGCCTGCCCGGGGTGAATGGCAGCCGTCTGCACCGGGCCCTGCGCCCGCAGCTGGCCTGCAGCAGTGGCTCCGCCTGCAGCAACGGTGCCCCGTCCCACGTGCTGCAAGCGATCGGCCGCACCCGTGCCGAAGCGGAAGCCTCCCTGCGCCTCAGCCTGGGGCGCGACACCACACCTGAAGACATCCGCCAGGCCGTGATGGCGATCGGTGACGCCGCCGCTGCGGCCCAGGTCTGA
- a CDS encoding response regulator transcription factor, giving the protein MSDAPTPTAESAEAAAPAPRLLLVDDEPGLRTAVQAYLEDEGFDVSTAVDGEEGFSKAQQMLPDVVISDVMMPRLDGYGLLQKLRADERLGGTPVIFLTAKGMTADRTQGYLAGVDDYIPKPFDPDELVARVRNVAQRQQRLLQEAARFADTDMGQMAKQITEIRSLLAQAEALPSTEPVVHSFTPREASVLQLVAEGLMNKEIARQLETSIRNVEKYVSRLFNKTGTSSRTELVRYALEHRLVT; this is encoded by the coding sequence ATGAGCGACGCGCCCACCCCCACCGCTGAATCCGCAGAGGCCGCGGCGCCCGCCCCGCGCCTGTTGCTCGTGGACGATGAGCCGGGGCTGCGGACAGCGGTGCAGGCCTACCTGGAAGACGAAGGCTTTGATGTGTCCACCGCAGTGGACGGGGAAGAGGGTTTCAGCAAGGCCCAGCAGATGCTGCCGGATGTGGTGATCAGCGACGTGATGATGCCGCGGCTCGATGGCTATGGGCTGCTGCAGAAGCTGCGCGCCGATGAACGGCTTGGCGGTACTCCGGTGATCTTCCTCACGGCCAAGGGGATGACGGCTGACCGCACACAGGGCTATCTGGCTGGGGTGGACGACTACATCCCCAAGCCCTTCGACCCTGATGAGTTGGTGGCGCGGGTGCGCAACGTGGCCCAGCGTCAGCAACGGCTGCTGCAGGAAGCGGCCCGCTTTGCCGACACGGATATGGGTCAGATGGCCAAGCAGATCACCGAGATCCGCTCGCTGTTGGCCCAGGCGGAAGCCCTGCCCTCCACCGAGCCCGTGGTGCACAGCTTCACGCCGCGGGAGGCGAGTGTGCTTCAGCTGGTGGCAGAAGGCTTGATGAACAAGGAGATTGCCCGTCAGCTGGAGACCTCGATCCGCAACGTCGAGAAGTACGTGAGCCGCTTGTTCAACAAGACGGGCACCTCCAGCCGCACGGAACTGGTGCGCTATGCCCTGGAGCACCGTCTGGTGACTTGA
- a CDS encoding RNA pseudouridine synthase, producing the protein MKSGWREAAFNDGWTYRDRVPLADAGLLVSAWLAHRYRHSDAAVWRQRIAAGELDWNGELLSSDRALQGGDTLCWRRPSWVEEAIPDQWQTIHDDGDLLVINKPSGLPVMPGGGFLRHTLTALLEPTGARPVHRLGRFTSGLQVCARTAHTRALWSKQFRPEGGCRKVYQAWSQRVPGLELGQCLRVCSDVVERPHPLLGWIWGPEPLDNGPIRKRLSAHSVLELLERTAAGDRLQVTITTGRPHQIRIHLAQLGSPLLGDPLYLRNREISASATPGDGGYRLHAWRLDGGEFSLQSSFSIDWGIL; encoded by the coding sequence TTGAAGTCTGGCTGGCGCGAGGCCGCGTTCAACGACGGCTGGACCTACCGCGACCGGGTGCCGCTGGCCGATGCCGGCCTGCTGGTGAGTGCATGGCTGGCACATCGCTACCGCCACTCCGATGCGGCGGTGTGGCGGCAGCGGATTGCGGCTGGCGAGCTGGATTGGAATGGTGAGCTTCTCAGCAGCGATCGAGCCTTGCAGGGTGGGGACACCCTCTGCTGGCGGCGTCCCTCCTGGGTGGAGGAGGCGATCCCCGATCAGTGGCAGACCATCCACGACGACGGTGATCTGTTGGTGATCAACAAGCCCTCGGGCTTGCCGGTGATGCCCGGAGGTGGTTTTCTGCGCCACACGCTCACGGCCTTGCTCGAACCAACCGGAGCCCGGCCTGTGCACCGCCTGGGGCGCTTCACCTCCGGTTTGCAGGTGTGTGCCCGCACAGCGCACACCCGCGCCCTCTGGTCGAAGCAGTTCCGTCCGGAGGGTGGTTGCCGCAAGGTGTATCAGGCCTGGAGCCAGCGGGTGCCTGGCTTGGAGCTTGGGCAGTGCTTGAGGGTGTGCAGTGATGTGGTGGAACGGCCGCATCCGTTGTTGGGTTGGATCTGGGGGCCGGAACCGCTCGACAATGGGCCGATCCGTAAGCGGCTCTCCGCCCATTCTGTGCTGGAGTTGCTGGAGCGAACGGCAGCGGGCGATCGCCTGCAGGTGACGATCACCACAGGGCGGCCCCATCAGATCCGCATTCATCTGGCGCAGCTCGGCAGTCCGCTGCTGGGGGATCCGCTGTATCTCCGCAATCGTGAGATTTCAGCAAGCGCAACCCCCGGGGATGGTGGCTACCGGCTGCATGCCTGGAGGCTGGATGGCGGAGAGTTTTCTCTGCAGTCTTCTTTTTCCATCGATTGGGGGATTCTCTAG